One stretch of Candidatus Bathyarchaeia archaeon DNA includes these proteins:
- a CDS encoding KEOPS complex subunit Pcc1, whose amino-acid sequence MKATIRLNYADAKLALAVADAVGPDNYVSPPGLTVQTQLDGASVVTEICLKGKLSTLLSTIDDLLESASTAEKTLRTVRKES is encoded by the coding sequence TTGAAGGCGACAATTCGGCTTAACTACGCGGACGCAAAGTTGGCTTTGGCGGTTGCTGACGCGGTTGGTCCTGACAACTATGTGTCGCCCCCGGGGCTGACGGTGCAAACTCAACTTGACGGGGCAAGCGTGGTCACGGAGATTTGTTTGAAGGGCAAGCTCTCAACGTTACTATCCACCATTGATGATTTGCTGGAGAGTGCGTCTACCGCAGAGAAAACTTTGCGGACAGTACGAAAGGAGAGTTAG
- a CDS encoding [FeFe] hydrogenase, group A, with protein sequence MQVTINKKIVQVSSNLSIFEAIQSANETVLTPQLGDAKDWIPNKSCPLLGLAEVDGQLVSLSALKKRTAQDGMSINTNTPLIQQELAGRADLLTDQHECFFMREWQKKIAVEGINAGLITQEEYDGFSFSTRGATPSIVHDPNRCIRCKSCVQTCRLQGVEALTFDEEKGVIVDEERCVRCGQCILHCPMGALATRNVLADFLQCENCAFTEPLSAMRESDDTFEAWTLLKNPQTFCVAQFAPAIRASLGEEFDFPPGELVTGKIYAALRRLGFKKIWDTNFAADLTIMEEGSEFIDRLTNGGVLPLFTSCCPAWIRFAERFYPELLPHLSTAKSPQQMFGAVAKSFGAKTLGVNPQDMRVVSIMPCTSKKTEAKRQEMTDASGYWNEHGEQSVEETFQDVDLVLTARELARLLKIAGIDLRQMPEENADSLLGSYTGAAPIFGRTGGVMEAALRTALTLLTGKTPAALEFDDLATMDGIKRGELSVGGKVVKVAVAHGLENVRKVCESVLSGGEFSKYHFIEFMACPGGCIGGGGQPLPTNVCTRKARTAGLNRDDREVCELRMSHENPEIKALYQTFLRKPLSHTAHHLLHTSYSAVKLAPKTNNS encoded by the coding sequence ATGCAGGTAACTATCAACAAAAAAATAGTTCAAGTATCTAGTAACCTTTCAATCTTTGAAGCCATTCAATCTGCAAACGAAACTGTTTTAACGCCGCAGTTGGGCGACGCAAAAGACTGGATACCTAACAAGTCCTGCCCTTTGCTTGGACTTGCTGAAGTCGATGGGCAACTTGTTTCTTTATCTGCCCTGAAGAAACGTACCGCTCAGGACGGAATGTCAATCAATACCAATACGCCGCTAATCCAGCAGGAACTTGCAGGTCGGGCAGATTTACTTACTGACCAGCATGAATGCTTTTTCATGCGGGAATGGCAAAAAAAGATAGCCGTTGAAGGCATCAACGCTGGGTTAATCACTCAAGAAGAGTATGACGGTTTTTCTTTCTCGACGCGAGGCGCTACCCCCTCGATTGTTCATGACCCCAATCGATGCATCCGTTGTAAATCCTGCGTGCAAACCTGCAGGCTACAAGGTGTAGAAGCGTTAACATTTGATGAAGAAAAAGGCGTAATAGTCGACGAAGAACGTTGCGTTAGATGCGGACAATGCATCCTTCACTGCCCCATGGGCGCATTAGCCACCAGAAACGTACTGGCTGACTTCTTACAATGCGAAAACTGCGCCTTCACTGAACCACTAAGTGCCATGCGCGAGTCCGATGACACCTTTGAAGCGTGGACCCTGCTGAAAAATCCCCAAACCTTCTGTGTTGCACAATTTGCACCCGCCATCCGCGCTTCTCTCGGGGAAGAGTTTGATTTTCCTCCAGGAGAATTGGTTACTGGAAAAATTTATGCGGCTCTTCGCCGATTAGGTTTCAAAAAAATCTGGGATACAAACTTCGCTGCAGATTTAACCATCATGGAGGAAGGCAGCGAATTCATTGACCGTTTAACCAACGGAGGCGTCCTGCCGCTTTTCACCTCTTGTTGTCCAGCGTGGATTCGGTTTGCCGAAAGATTCTATCCAGAATTATTGCCTCATTTGTCTACTGCAAAAAGCCCACAGCAGATGTTTGGCGCGGTAGCTAAATCATTTGGCGCAAAAACACTGGGCGTCAATCCCCAAGACATGAGGGTAGTTTCCATTATGCCCTGCACTTCAAAGAAGACTGAAGCAAAGCGCCAAGAAATGACTGACGCCTCAGGGTATTGGAACGAGCACGGGGAACAAAGCGTTGAAGAAACATTCCAAGATGTCGATTTGGTGCTTACGGCAAGAGAATTGGCGCGTCTCCTCAAGATAGCGGGAATTGATTTGCGTCAGATGCCTGAAGAAAACGCTGATTCCCTTTTGGGTAGCTACACCGGTGCCGCTCCAATCTTTGGCAGAACCGGCGGCGTTATGGAAGCAGCACTTAGAACCGCCCTTACTTTGCTTACCGGAAAAACCCCCGCTGCTCTTGAGTTTGATGATTTAGCCACCATGGATGGGATAAAGCGCGGTGAACTTTCGGTCGGCGGCAAAGTTGTGAAAGTTGCGGTTGCTCATGGTCTGGAGAATGTGCGCAAAGTTTGTGAATCAGTTCTTTCGGGCGGAGAGTTCTCGAAGTATCACTTTATTGAGTTCATGGCGTGTCCTGGGGGATGCATCGGCGGCGGAGGGCAACCGTTACCCACAAATGTATGCACCCGAAAAGCGCGTACAGCTGGATTGAACCGCGATGACAGAGAAGTGTGCGAGTTGCGGATGAGCCATGAGAACCCCGAGATTAAAGCGTTATATCAGACATTTCTAAGAAAGCCTCTCAGCCACACTGCACATCATCTGCTGCACACAAGTTACTCTGCGGTCAAACTAGCACCAAAGACAAATAACAGTTAA
- a CDS encoding type II CAAX prenyl endopeptidase Rce1 family protein, which yields METQKLTAVPNFEAALVIFATFFVSVFLSAALQLTVGSEIALIVGELAILAVPLTYLLMKRIDIKSYARIHFNPKLLTIGLGCALILLLIDVASTNVLTAVFGESAAVQQSNELLTGLSATPTGLIAVALSLGLAGVCEEFAFRGFLQNSLFKNLNRTNPKYAFAVAVTVSAVVFGLFHFDPAGVYTIAAFVSGLALGYIYHRWGYVASATAHGGMNLIVLALLMLGI from the coding sequence GTGGAAACCCAAAAACTTACCGCCGTGCCCAACTTTGAGGCTGCTTTAGTTATTTTTGCGACCTTTTTTGTTTCTGTGTTTTTGAGTGCTGCACTTCAACTTACGGTGGGCTCCGAAATCGCCCTCATTGTTGGTGAGTTGGCCATTCTTGCCGTGCCCCTCACGTATCTGCTGATGAAGCGGATAGACATCAAAAGCTACGCTCGTATACACTTCAACCCAAAACTGCTAACCATAGGTTTGGGCTGTGCACTTATCCTGCTCCTAATCGACGTTGCATCCACCAACGTGTTAACCGCCGTTTTTGGTGAAAGCGCAGCCGTCCAGCAGTCCAATGAGCTGCTCACAGGGCTCAGCGCCACCCCAACAGGGCTAATTGCCGTGGCTCTGTCGCTGGGTTTAGCGGGCGTCTGCGAGGAATTTGCGTTTCGGGGTTTTCTACAGAACTCACTCTTCAAAAACCTAAACCGCACAAACCCCAAATACGCCTTTGCCGTGGCAGTTACGGTTTCGGCTGTGGTGTTTGGGCTGTTCCATTTTGACCCCGCAGGAGTGTACACAATTGCCGCCTTCGTTAGTGGACTTGCCTTAGGCTACATTTACCATCGTTGGGGTTATGTGGCTTCTGCGACGGCGCATGGCGGCATGAACCTCATTGTCTTGGCTCTTCTCATGCT
- the tsaA gene encoding tRNA (N6-threonylcarbamoyladenosine(37)-N6)-methyltransferase TrmO, protein MTEKTPKYEVNPIGSVRKTKEGFNIQVNEPFRPALRQLEHFSHLIVVWWADKHDNKESRSKTTTTPPYADKLTGVFACRAEYRPNPIALTTCRILEVDEKKGIIKVPWMDAYNGTPVLDLKAYFPVCDRVKEAHIPEWLKGWPEWMPEDTNLESD, encoded by the coding sequence ATGACCGAAAAAACACCCAAATACGAAGTCAACCCAATCGGGTCAGTACGCAAAACCAAAGAAGGCTTCAACATCCAAGTCAACGAACCCTTCCGCCCAGCACTCCGCCAACTCGAACACTTCAGCCACCTAATCGTAGTTTGGTGGGCAGACAAACACGACAACAAAGAAAGCCGCAGCAAAACCACAACCACACCCCCATACGCCGACAAACTAACAGGCGTGTTTGCTTGCCGAGCCGAATACCGCCCCAACCCCATCGCGCTAACAACCTGCAGAATTCTCGAAGTAGACGAAAAGAAAGGAATAATTAAAGTGCCATGGATGGACGCCTACAACGGAACACCGGTGTTGGACCTGAAAGCGTATTTTCCAGTCTGTGACAGGGTAAAGGAAGCTCACATCCCAGAGTGGCTTAAGGGCTGGCCAGAGTGGATGCCTGAGGACACGAACCTTGAAAGCGACTGA
- a CDS encoding XTP/dITP diphosphatase has product MSFKLKGKVVFFATGNIHKFNEARVVLAKHGLAAGMLRAKAVEIQSDSLTEIATASAIDAYKRCHLPIIVEDAGLFVDALKGFPGPYAAYVYKTVGNRGLLKLLENVQDRKATFRSAIAYCDSETGQITCFTGEAQGEITTQERAVDVKSAFGFDPIFQPNASSKTFAEMTPEEKNAVSHRAQAVSKFAQWYLKQA; this is encoded by the coding sequence GTGAGTTTTAAATTAAAAGGAAAAGTGGTTTTCTTTGCCACAGGAAACATACACAAATTTAACGAAGCACGAGTCGTGCTGGCAAAACACGGCTTAGCCGCAGGCATGCTTCGAGCCAAAGCAGTTGAAATTCAAAGTGACAGCTTAACAGAAATTGCCACTGCAAGCGCCATAGACGCCTACAAACGTTGCCATCTGCCCATAATTGTTGAGGATGCAGGGCTGTTTGTGGACGCCCTGAAGGGGTTCCCAGGACCATACGCAGCGTACGTGTACAAAACCGTCGGAAACCGGGGACTACTAAAACTTCTGGAAAACGTGCAGGACAGAAAAGCCACTTTCCGCTCCGCCATCGCGTATTGTGACAGCGAAACAGGTCAGATAACATGTTTTACTGGTGAAGCTCAAGGAGAAATAACCACACAAGAACGGGCAGTGGATGTTAAGTCGGCGTTTGGGTTTGACCCCATTTTTCAGCCCAACGCAAGCAGCAAAACATTTGCCGAGATGACTCCTGAAGAGAAGAATGCAGTTTCGCATCGTGCGCAAGCCGTCAGCAAATTTGCACAGTGGTATCTTAAACAAGCATAG
- a CDS encoding Kae1-associated kinase Bud32 yields MGEAAMTQQKQLIKKGAEASLYLANWHGRQVVIKMRLPKQYRPEQLDLTIRRYRTVHEPQLMHEAKRAGVSTPTIFLVDVENATVVMEYVAGQQVKQMLDTTSDASRHQLCVDIGTLIGKLHSHGVIHGDLTTSNMILTEAGRVFLVDFGLGEKNVELEARGVDLHLFRRALQSTHFQVADACFWAVLEGYEAVLGADGTARVLDKIREIEKRGRYIADRQQEAEQVGM; encoded by the coding sequence ATGGGTGAAGCAGCCATGACCCAGCAGAAGCAGCTTATCAAGAAGGGCGCCGAAGCCAGCCTCTACCTCGCCAACTGGCACGGCAGGCAAGTGGTCATCAAAATGCGGCTACCCAAACAGTACCGTCCCGAACAGTTGGATTTGACGATTCGCCGCTACCGCACCGTCCATGAACCGCAGTTGATGCATGAGGCAAAACGCGCAGGAGTCTCAACACCGACGATTTTCTTGGTTGATGTAGAGAACGCGACGGTAGTGATGGAGTACGTTGCGGGGCAGCAGGTCAAGCAGATGCTGGACACGACTTCAGACGCCAGCAGGCACCAGTTGTGCGTGGACATCGGCACGTTAATCGGCAAACTCCACAGCCACGGCGTAATTCACGGCGACCTAACAACCTCCAACATGATTTTAACCGAGGCAGGCAGGGTTTTCTTGGTGGACTTTGGGTTAGGCGAAAAAAACGTGGAGTTGGAAGCTCGCGGGGTGGATTTGCATCTGTTTAGGCGGGCGCTGCAGAGCACCCACTTCCAAGTCGCGGATGCTTGCTTTTGGGCGGTTCTTGAAGGCTATGAAGCTGTGTTGGGGGCGGATGGAACAGCAAGGGTTTTAGATAAGATAAGGGAAATAGAAAAAAGAGGCCGCTATATAGCTGACAGGCAACAAGAGGCAGAGCAGGTGGGAATGTGA
- a CDS encoding DUF4152 family protein — protein sequence MRIVAADSAAALLDEKFNPTHLVASVAVLVEEPYREAHNRLSQPLFKEVDETYDVIVTEAHLCQALLETTKADVVHLDSTLGGVPVDELSPVELINMRLSNKARANLLKILPKLRRTAGEIRRKHNIETLAIGKESVAVRVAELTAGSEAILYAATKSVEEKKSLLLGLPIKCTHSIADGKVYLHSLIEAEHDVRGYANDLAGVLEEVTLIEMLNPVARGFRTLKIKPKT from the coding sequence TTGAGGATTGTTGCAGCCGACTCCGCAGCCGCCTTACTGGACGAAAAATTCAACCCCACCCATCTGGTTGCTTCGGTGGCGGTGCTCGTTGAAGAGCCCTACAGGGAAGCCCACAACCGTCTATCCCAGCCCCTCTTCAAAGAAGTCGACGAAACCTACGACGTAATCGTAACCGAGGCGCATCTTTGCCAAGCTCTGCTCGAAACCACCAAAGCCGACGTGGTGCATTTGGATTCGACGTTGGGCGGCGTTCCCGTGGACGAGTTGTCCCCCGTGGAGCTGATAAACATGCGGCTCTCCAACAAGGCGCGGGCAAACCTGCTCAAAATCCTGCCCAAACTGCGGCGCACGGCAGGAGAAATCCGCCGAAAACACAACATTGAAACACTGGCTATAGGCAAAGAAAGCGTGGCGGTTCGAGTTGCAGAACTGACAGCAGGCTCCGAAGCCATCCTATATGCCGCCACAAAATCTGTGGAAGAGAAAAAGTCGCTATTGCTTGGGTTGCCTATCAAATGTACTCACAGCATCGCAGATGGCAAAGTTTACCTCCACTCCCTCATCGAGGCAGAGCATGATGTTAGAGGGTATGCGAACGATTTGGCTGGTGTTTTGGAGGAAGTGACGTTGATAGAGATGCTTAATCCAGTCGCAAGAGGCTTTCGAACATTAAAAATCAAACCCAAAACGTAA
- a CDS encoding helix-turn-helix transcriptional regulator, translating into MPKRNDLEQKALHFVMNTGYQGVLQSELWRELGASSREGSRVAIKLEEKGLIRREKELEGGRWTYRLFPKRMPASIETIVDCPCLMCPDNARCDPTTTISPKSCERLTDWIIRLDQPPEVDPA; encoded by the coding sequence ATGCCAAAACGTAACGACTTAGAGCAGAAAGCCCTCCATTTTGTCATGAACACTGGCTACCAAGGCGTGTTGCAGTCTGAGCTGTGGCGAGAGTTGGGCGCCAGCAGCCGCGAGGGCAGTCGCGTCGCCATCAAACTGGAGGAGAAGGGGCTTATCCGCCGCGAAAAAGAACTTGAAGGCGGCAGATGGACCTACAGGCTTTTCCCCAAACGCATGCCCGCCAGCATCGAAACCATCGTGGACTGCCCCTGCCTTATGTGTCCTGACAACGCACGATGCGACCCTACCACGACGATTTCACCAAAAAGCTGCGAGCGGCTAACCGACTGGATTATACGGTTAGACCAACCTCCCGAAGTAGACCCCGCTTAA
- a CDS encoding 30S ribosomal protein S15: MPKQEKGKSHSIRPVSRRPPSWCKYEPEEVEAFIIKLAKEGHSLSSIGTVLRDQYAIPLVKPITGKSISQTLKEAGLAPAMPEDLSNLVKKAQRMAVHMERNKKDSHNKRSMVMIEAKIHKLSRYYKRKGVVQKNWKYVAKIASIA; the protein is encoded by the coding sequence ATGCCAAAGCAGGAAAAAGGAAAGTCACACAGTATTCGCCCAGTAAGCCGCAGACCGCCAAGCTGGTGCAAATACGAGCCAGAAGAAGTAGAAGCCTTCATCATTAAACTGGCAAAAGAAGGTCACAGCCTAAGCAGCATAGGCACCGTCCTGCGGGATCAATATGCCATTCCGCTGGTTAAACCCATCACGGGCAAAAGCATAAGCCAAACCCTCAAAGAAGCAGGTTTAGCTCCCGCAATGCCCGAGGACCTTAGCAACTTGGTCAAGAAAGCTCAACGTATGGCAGTTCACATGGAACGCAACAAAAAGGACTCCCACAACAAACGCAGCATGGTTATGATTGAAGCCAAAATCCACAAGCTCAGCCGCTACTACAAACGCAAAGGCGTGGTCCAAAAGAACTGGAAATACGTGGCAAAAATCGCCTCCATCGCCTAA
- a CDS encoding GyrI-like domain-containing protein: MELQVTITPELTLQLLGCVYYGDPFHQAKEWAIENEIGKLWQRFMNLCQKYSNLLAGISSQPNIGYEVHIEPEEYLATRKYYVFAGVQVTSIQEIPLEMFVKVLPKTRYATFTTKVADEKTGLYVLKEWLPQNGLEQAYPYIIEAYNAERFRGVDDPQSEVDWYIPVKEKPQHVL, translated from the coding sequence ATGGAGCTTCAAGTCACAATCACCCCCGAACTAACCCTACAACTACTAGGATGCGTATACTACGGCGACCCCTTCCACCAAGCAAAAGAATGGGCAATCGAAAACGAAATCGGCAAACTCTGGCAACGATTCATGAACCTATGCCAAAAATACTCAAACCTCCTTGCTGGAATAAGCAGCCAACCCAACATCGGCTACGAAGTCCACATAGAACCAGAGGAATACTTAGCAACCCGAAAGTACTACGTGTTTGCAGGCGTCCAAGTCACAAGCATCCAAGAAATCCCTCTGGAAATGTTTGTCAAAGTCCTCCCCAAAACACGATACGCCACCTTCACCACCAAAGTCGCTGATGAAAAAACAGGGCTCTACGTGCTAAAAGAATGGCTGCCTCAAAACGGGCTGGAGCAAGCTTACCCCTACATCATCGAAGCATACAACGCAGAACGGTTTAGAGGCGTTGATGACCCGCAATCCGAAGTTGACTGGTACATACCCGTAAAGGAGAAGCCGCAACATGTCTTATGA
- a CDS encoding winged helix-turn-helix domain-containing protein, with product MSYEKSSTALVESLKASFYDILNITKALGNDKRLQIIISLLLGPKSFEALKDETLLEKTALSNHLTLLLRHGLIEKPEHGKYQTTADGKLFVRAIDMAYLQSGHWKTKQLQTSQEGHFSDLFMDTFFNRRR from the coding sequence ATGTCTTATGAAAAATCATCAACTGCGTTGGTGGAGTCCCTCAAAGCCTCCTTTTACGACATACTAAATATAACCAAAGCTCTGGGTAACGACAAACGCCTGCAAATCATAATATCCTTACTGCTGGGACCCAAATCGTTTGAAGCGCTCAAAGACGAAACCCTGCTGGAGAAAACCGCACTATCCAACCATCTGACCCTGCTGCTTAGGCACGGTCTTATTGAGAAACCTGAACACGGCAAATACCAAACCACCGCAGACGGGAAACTGTTTGTTAGAGCCATCGACATGGCTTACCTACAATCGGGGCATTGGAAGACGAAGCAATTGCAGACTTCGCAGGAGGGGCACTTCTCGGACCTGTTCATGGACACATTCTTTAACAGACGACGCTAA
- a CDS encoding DHH family phosphoesterase translates to MQQNPHAVEAFLADAQAAAEVIRQTIQNDGFIHVFSHLDADGIAAAGVIGRALFRFDARFRIRITQWVDEKIINEIVADKPELVILTDFGSGYLDLLNEKIPNFKVVILDHHQAAGTNQNPNFTQVNPHMHGMDGATEVSGSGVAYFAARALDKRNTDLAPIALVGALGDMQDRYGQRELGSLNALIVEDALAAKLIKVEKDLTFFGRETRPIHRTLASTTNPFLPGISGEEDKSLAFLSALKIPLKNGERWRALRDLTEEEKKRLCSALAEYLLSKGLHYEITNLIGNIYVLSTEEPWTPLRDAREFAVLLNSTGRMERPSLGIAVCMGDRGAGLEEANKALEDYRKSINKYLIWVWEKPERLRELENIYVVNGEDFVSEKIIGTISSILVSGLPNVEKPLIAYANVPGEGLAKLSSRTTDVAVHKGVNLGVVMRLAAEPLEGKGGGHNIAAGGQVPLEKAEEFVKAANELVGRQLRGENVEGDNSA, encoded by the coding sequence ATGCAGCAAAACCCTCACGCAGTTGAAGCCTTTTTGGCAGACGCCCAAGCAGCAGCCGAAGTCATTCGCCAAACTATCCAAAACGACGGCTTCATACACGTTTTTAGCCATCTGGACGCTGACGGCATCGCCGCAGCAGGCGTAATCGGCAGAGCACTTTTCAGGTTTGATGCACGGTTCCGCATCCGCATTACACAGTGGGTAGACGAAAAAATCATAAACGAAATCGTCGCCGACAAACCCGAACTGGTCATCCTCACCGATTTTGGCAGCGGCTACCTTGACCTGCTTAACGAAAAAATCCCCAACTTCAAAGTCGTCATCCTAGACCATCACCAAGCCGCAGGAACCAACCAAAACCCAAACTTCACCCAAGTCAACCCCCACATGCACGGCATGGACGGCGCAACCGAAGTAAGCGGCTCAGGCGTGGCATACTTTGCGGCACGGGCGCTGGATAAACGCAACACCGACTTAGCCCCCATTGCGTTGGTGGGCGCGTTGGGGGACATGCAAGACCGTTATGGACAGCGTGAGTTGGGCAGTTTGAACGCGCTCATCGTGGAAGATGCTTTAGCTGCCAAGCTGATAAAAGTCGAGAAAGACCTCACCTTCTTTGGCAGAGAAACCCGTCCCATCCACAGAACCTTAGCTTCCACAACCAACCCGTTTCTGCCCGGCATAAGCGGCGAAGAAGACAAAAGCCTTGCTTTCCTGTCAGCCCTCAAAATCCCCCTCAAGAACGGCGAACGCTGGCGCGCCCTAAGGGATTTAACGGAGGAGGAAAAGAAACGGCTCTGCTCAGCACTGGCAGAGTACTTGTTGTCTAAGGGGTTGCATTACGAAATTACTAACTTGATTGGTAACATTTACGTTTTAAGCACAGAGGAGCCCTGGACGCCTTTGCGGGATGCCCGCGAATTCGCCGTTCTCCTCAACTCCACTGGACGCATGGAAAGACCCAGCTTGGGCATTGCGGTTTGTATGGGTGACCGTGGGGCAGGCTTGGAGGAAGCCAACAAGGCGTTGGAGGATTACCGCAAAAGCATCAACAAATACCTGATTTGGGTTTGGGAAAAACCTGAAAGGCTGCGGGAACTCGAAAACATCTACGTGGTTAACGGTGAGGACTTTGTTAGCGAAAAAATCATCGGCACCATCTCCTCCATCCTTGTTAGCGGCTTGCCCAACGTGGAAAAACCCCTCATAGCCTACGCCAACGTGCCCGGCGAGGGACTGGCAAAGCTTTCTTCCCGAACCACCGACGTCGCCGTCCACAAAGGCGTCAACTTGGGCGTGGTGATGCGGCTGGCAGCGGAACCGCTGGAGGGCAAAGGCGGCGGACACAACATCGCAGCAGGCGGACAGGTGCCTTTGGAGAAGGCTGAGGAGTTTGTGAAAGCCGCCAACGAGTTGGTTGGGCGGCAGTTGCGGGGCGAAAACGTTGAAGGCGACAATTCGGCTTAA
- a CDS encoding RlmE family RNA methyltransferase has translation MGKTKTWIKERKQEYYYKKAKAENYRSRATYKLAQTIQKYHFIKYGDIVVDLGAAPGGWIQAARKVAGKKGFVLGVDLKPIEPFEQPYIRTIVLDMTEPDAVNQILSFLPTKADVVISDMSPNISGVWEVDQARQIDLATKALHVAQQILGAHGNFFTKVFEGDLFKEYMDKVKESFEEVKLIKPKASRAKSSEMYILGLGLKSPEAPEEG, from the coding sequence GTGGGCAAGACCAAGACCTGGATTAAAGAGCGTAAACAAGAATACTACTACAAAAAAGCCAAAGCCGAAAACTACCGCAGCCGCGCCACCTACAAACTTGCCCAAACCATCCAAAAATACCACTTCATAAAATACGGCGACATCGTCGTCGATTTGGGTGCGGCGCCAGGCGGCTGGATTCAGGCAGCCCGCAAAGTCGCAGGCAAGAAGGGCTTTGTTTTAGGCGTCGACTTAAAGCCTATTGAGCCTTTTGAGCAGCCCTACATTCGTACCATCGTTTTGGACATGACCGAACCCGACGCCGTAAATCAGATTCTGAGTTTCTTACCAACCAAAGCCGACGTGGTCATTTCCGACATGTCGCCCAACATTTCGGGCGTTTGGGAAGTGGACCAAGCACGCCAAATTGACCTTGCAACCAAGGCGCTTCATGTTGCCCAACAAATTTTGGGTGCCCACGGGAACTTTTTCACCAAAGTTTTTGAAGGCGACCTCTTCAAGGAGTACATGGATAAAGTCAAGGAGAGTTTTGAGGAGGTTAAGCTGATTAAGCCTAAGGCAAGCCGCGCTAAAAGCAGCGAAATGTACATCTTAGGGTTAGGCTTAAAATCTCCCGAAGCCCCAGAAGAAGGGTAA
- the kae1 gene encoding KEOPS complex N(6)-L-threonylcarbamoyladenine synthase Kae1 — translation MTAGKSREGFCLGIESTADDFGVGIATFQGDILANVSDGYIPETGGIHPREAARHHAEVADSVLAQALSQAKMKPKDLTAIAFAQGPGLGPCLRTGATVARALASYLGVPLVGVNHSVGHIEIGKLQTGAKDPLTLYVSGGNTMVTAFASGRYRVFGETLDIALGNCLDVFAREAGLKNQKGLPLGAAVEQLAAKGKRLVPLPYVVKGMDLSLSGLLTAAVTALQKGAFSLEDVCYSLQEHAFSMVTEVTERALAHTEKREVLLTGGVAANRRLQAMLDIIAGEHDASFSVVPQRFASDNGAMIAWAGVLAYTHGLSVPVEESFVRVRWRVDKVDVPWVKQP, via the coding sequence ATGACCGCAGGCAAAAGCAGGGAAGGCTTCTGTTTAGGCATCGAATCCACAGCAGACGACTTTGGCGTGGGCATCGCAACCTTTCAAGGCGACATCCTCGCCAACGTTTCAGACGGCTACATACCGGAAACAGGCGGAATTCACCCACGAGAAGCCGCACGGCACCACGCAGAAGTCGCCGACAGTGTCCTCGCGCAAGCCCTTAGCCAAGCCAAAATGAAACCCAAAGACCTCACCGCTATAGCTTTCGCTCAGGGACCCGGGTTGGGGCCTTGCCTGCGAACAGGAGCTACGGTGGCACGGGCGTTGGCGTCGTATCTGGGGGTTCCGTTGGTGGGGGTTAACCATTCGGTGGGGCACATCGAAATCGGCAAACTCCAAACCGGCGCAAAAGACCCGCTGACGCTTTATGTTTCAGGAGGCAACACCATGGTCACCGCCTTTGCGTCGGGCAGGTACCGCGTTTTCGGCGAAACCCTCGACATTGCGTTGGGCAACTGCTTGGATGTTTTTGCGCGGGAAGCCGGGCTCAAAAACCAGAAAGGGCTGCCTTTGGGTGCCGCGGTGGAGCAGCTTGCCGCAAAAGGCAAACGGCTGGTTCCGCTGCCCTACGTGGTGAAGGGGATGGATTTGTCGCTAAGTGGATTATTGACGGCTGCCGTGACTGCCTTGCAAAAGGGAGCCTTTAGCCTTGAGGATGTCTGTTATAGCCTGCAGGAGCACGCATTTTCGATGGTGACTGAGGTTACGGAGCGGGCGCTGGCGCACACCGAAAAACGGGAGGTTCTGTTGACGGGCGGGGTTGCCGCGAACAGGCGCCTGCAGGCTATGCTCGACATCATCGCGGGGGAGCATGATGCTTCGTTTAGTGTGGTTCCGCAGAGGTTTGCCTCTGACAATGGTGCCATGATTGCTTGGGCTGGGGTGCTGGCTTATACGCATGGTTTGTCGGTTCCGGTGGAGGAGAGTTTTGTGCGGGTGCGTTGGCGAGTTGACAAGGTGGATGTTCCATGGGTGAAGCAGCCATGA